One region of Culex pipiens pallens isolate TS chromosome 2, TS_CPP_V2, whole genome shotgun sequence genomic DNA includes:
- the LOC120429118 gene encoding cysteine-rich motor neuron 1 protein isoform X1, with protein sequence MESSKCVRGFVVTASSSIPSAIRLFLCFLFLLNSESLGLKCVCNPNECETIRSEDCPGRGMIVWDPCRCCRVCARTFGEACGGPGDFSGTCEPPLSCVSKIPVGGSGICLEIPEYIDAGTHLFQNCSETITIESGCEIVNRKCKCWDEMQLCKTKSITKWDFKNLEECQLNAANLMKSELDFDDDYTMSPKLFIEKNACRGVACPSPEPCPVDSYPKAVNSHFTGFYPDVLKGAGNAVRNERAIEYNGLHRGSTNVSSNTEDRTRHRRSVIEDELLIQYCCPRYECACKPNYCDQKCSPKQTPLNLTSPTDYKDIQYGVPGNCCFPCKENYCLHPTFRRHGATWHSDDCTTCVCLYGEVKCQQSSCKAPNCVAYKLIPGECCPVCDSDASNFCKHVGNCDIHCKYGYARQGDCDLCECIRISKHHPIVETDISKTERNFSISNHNISKDNTIEKPHQQHTHKSNSNPFSTIQFWILVLTNLVAVLVLILLIVWCCHFRKSAKYSTVQVA encoded by the exons atggaaagttCCAAATGTGTTAGAGGCTTTGTTGTTACTGCATCGTCCAGCATACCAAGTGCTATAAGAttgtttttatgctttttatttCTGTTGAACTCGGAATCATTGGGATTGAAATGTGTGTGTAATCCCAACGAGTGCGAAACCATAAGGTCAGAAGATTGTCCAGGAAGAGGAATGATCGTATGGGATCCTTGTAG GTGCTGCCGAGTCTGTGCGCGTACCTTTGGAGAAGCGTGTGGTGGACCTGGAGATTTTTCTGGAACCTGTGAACCACCTCTTAGCTGTGTGTCGAAAATTCCAGTAGGAGGTTCAGGAATATGCCTAG aaatacCAGAGTATATCGATGCGGGTACACAtctgtttcaaaattgttctgaaaCTATTACTATAGAATCAGGATGTGAGATAGTCAATCGAAAGTGTAAGTGTTGGGATGAAATGCAACTATGTAAAACTAAGTCGATCACAAAATGGGATTTTAAAAACTTAGAG gaaTGTCAACTTAACGCAGCAAACCTTATGAAATCTGAATTAGACTTTGACGACGATTACACAATGTCTCCTAAACTTTTTATTG aaaaaaatgcatgcaGAGGCGTAGCATGTCCATCGCCGGAACCATGTCCAGTAGACAGTTACCCAAAGGCAGTAAACAGTCATTTTACGGGCTTCTATCCTGATGTTTTGAAAGGTGCTGGAAATGCAGTCCGCAATGAGCGTGCTATCGAATACAACGGATTACACCGTGGATCCACAAACGTTAGTTCAAACACTGAGGATCGAACTAGACATAGACGTAGTGTTATTGAAGATGAATTGCTAATCCAGTATTGTTGTCCTCGCTACGAATGTGCCTGCAAACCAAACTACTGCGACCAGAAATGTTCTCCTAAACAAACACCGTTGAATTTAACTAGTCCCACCGATTACAAGGACATACAGTACGGAGTTCCTGGTAATTGCTGTTTTCCCTGCAAGGAAAATTACTGTCTTCATCCCACTTTCCGAAGACATGGTGCAACATGGCACAGTGACGATTGCACCACCTGTGTGTGTCTGTATGGTGAAGTAAAATGTCAGCAATCATCTTGTAAGGCACCAAATTGTGTCGCATATAAGCTTATACCGGGTGAATGCTGTCCTGTTTGTGATAGCGACGCTTCGAATTTTTGTAAACATGTGGGGAATTGTGACATTCATTGTAAATATGGATATGCCCGACAAGGAGACTGCGATCTCTGTGAATGTATTCGGATATCCAAACATCATCCAATAGTCGAAACAGATATCAGCAAAACTGaacgaaatttttcaatttcaaatcatAACATTAGCAAAGACAATACTATTGAAAAACCACATCAGCAACatactcataaatcaaacagcAACCCATTTAGTACAATCCAGTTCTGGATCCTGGTGCTGACTAATCTCGTAGCTGTTCTAGTATTGATACTTCTTATAGTATGGTGTTGTCATTTTCGTAAAAGCGCCAAGTATAGTACAGTTCAAGTAGCGTGA
- the LOC120429118 gene encoding cysteine-rich motor neuron 1 protein isoform X2 yields MESSKCVRGFVVTASSSIPSAIRLFLCFLFLLNSESLGLKCVCNPNECETIRSEDCPGRGMIVWDPCRCCRVCARTFGEACGGPGDFSGTCEPPLSCVSKIPVGGSGICLEKNACRGVACPSPEPCPVDSYPKAVNSHFTGFYPDVLKGAGNAVRNERAIEYNGLHRGSTNVSSNTEDRTRHRRSVIEDELLIQYCCPRYECACKPNYCDQKCSPKQTPLNLTSPTDYKDIQYGVPGNCCFPCKENYCLHPTFRRHGATWHSDDCTTCVCLYGEVKCQQSSCKAPNCVAYKLIPGECCPVCDSDASNFCKHVGNCDIHCKYGYARQGDCDLCECIRISKHHPIVETDISKTERNFSISNHNISKDNTIEKPHQQHTHKSNSNPFSTIQFWILVLTNLVAVLVLILLIVWCCHFRKSAKYSTVQVA; encoded by the exons atggaaagttCCAAATGTGTTAGAGGCTTTGTTGTTACTGCATCGTCCAGCATACCAAGTGCTATAAGAttgtttttatgctttttatttCTGTTGAACTCGGAATCATTGGGATTGAAATGTGTGTGTAATCCCAACGAGTGCGAAACCATAAGGTCAGAAGATTGTCCAGGAAGAGGAATGATCGTATGGGATCCTTGTAG GTGCTGCCGAGTCTGTGCGCGTACCTTTGGAGAAGCGTGTGGTGGACCTGGAGATTTTTCTGGAACCTGTGAACCACCTCTTAGCTGTGTGTCGAAAATTCCAGTAGGAGGTTCAGGAATATGCCTAG aaaaaaatgcatgcaGAGGCGTAGCATGTCCATCGCCGGAACCATGTCCAGTAGACAGTTACCCAAAGGCAGTAAACAGTCATTTTACGGGCTTCTATCCTGATGTTTTGAAAGGTGCTGGAAATGCAGTCCGCAATGAGCGTGCTATCGAATACAACGGATTACACCGTGGATCCACAAACGTTAGTTCAAACACTGAGGATCGAACTAGACATAGACGTAGTGTTATTGAAGATGAATTGCTAATCCAGTATTGTTGTCCTCGCTACGAATGTGCCTGCAAACCAAACTACTGCGACCAGAAATGTTCTCCTAAACAAACACCGTTGAATTTAACTAGTCCCACCGATTACAAGGACATACAGTACGGAGTTCCTGGTAATTGCTGTTTTCCCTGCAAGGAAAATTACTGTCTTCATCCCACTTTCCGAAGACATGGTGCAACATGGCACAGTGACGATTGCACCACCTGTGTGTGTCTGTATGGTGAAGTAAAATGTCAGCAATCATCTTGTAAGGCACCAAATTGTGTCGCATATAAGCTTATACCGGGTGAATGCTGTCCTGTTTGTGATAGCGACGCTTCGAATTTTTGTAAACATGTGGGGAATTGTGACATTCATTGTAAATATGGATATGCCCGACAAGGAGACTGCGATCTCTGTGAATGTATTCGGATATCCAAACATCATCCAATAGTCGAAACAGATATCAGCAAAACTGaacgaaatttttcaatttcaaatcatAACATTAGCAAAGACAATACTATTGAAAAACCACATCAGCAACatactcataaatcaaacagcAACCCATTTAGTACAATCCAGTTCTGGATCCTGGTGCTGACTAATCTCGTAGCTGTTCTAGTATTGATACTTCTTATAGTATGGTGTTGTCATTTTCGTAAAAGCGCCAAGTATAGTACAGTTCAAGTAGCGTGA
- the LOC120429118 gene encoding cysteine-rich motor neuron 1 protein isoform X3, producing MILFAIFTLLLILPSGMNAEKNACRGVACPSPEPCPVDSYPKAVNSHFTGFYPDVLKGAGNAVRNERAIEYNGLHRGSTNVSSNTEDRTRHRRSVIEDELLIQYCCPRYECACKPNYCDQKCSPKQTPLNLTSPTDYKDIQYGVPGNCCFPCKENYCLHPTFRRHGATWHSDDCTTCVCLYGEVKCQQSSCKAPNCVAYKLIPGECCPVCDSDASNFCKHVGNCDIHCKYGYARQGDCDLCECIRISKHHPIVETDISKTERNFSISNHNISKDNTIEKPHQQHTHKSNSNPFSTIQFWILVLTNLVAVLVLILLIVWCCHFRKSAKYSTVQVA from the exons ATGATTTTGTTTGCCATCTTTACATTGTTGCTCATTCTACCATCTGGAATGAATGCAG aaaaaaatgcatgcaGAGGCGTAGCATGTCCATCGCCGGAACCATGTCCAGTAGACAGTTACCCAAAGGCAGTAAACAGTCATTTTACGGGCTTCTATCCTGATGTTTTGAAAGGTGCTGGAAATGCAGTCCGCAATGAGCGTGCTATCGAATACAACGGATTACACCGTGGATCCACAAACGTTAGTTCAAACACTGAGGATCGAACTAGACATAGACGTAGTGTTATTGAAGATGAATTGCTAATCCAGTATTGTTGTCCTCGCTACGAATGTGCCTGCAAACCAAACTACTGCGACCAGAAATGTTCTCCTAAACAAACACCGTTGAATTTAACTAGTCCCACCGATTACAAGGACATACAGTACGGAGTTCCTGGTAATTGCTGTTTTCCCTGCAAGGAAAATTACTGTCTTCATCCCACTTTCCGAAGACATGGTGCAACATGGCACAGTGACGATTGCACCACCTGTGTGTGTCTGTATGGTGAAGTAAAATGTCAGCAATCATCTTGTAAGGCACCAAATTGTGTCGCATATAAGCTTATACCGGGTGAATGCTGTCCTGTTTGTGATAGCGACGCTTCGAATTTTTGTAAACATGTGGGGAATTGTGACATTCATTGTAAATATGGATATGCCCGACAAGGAGACTGCGATCTCTGTGAATGTATTCGGATATCCAAACATCATCCAATAGTCGAAACAGATATCAGCAAAACTGaacgaaatttttcaatttcaaatcatAACATTAGCAAAGACAATACTATTGAAAAACCACATCAGCAACatactcataaatcaaacagcAACCCATTTAGTACAATCCAGTTCTGGATCCTGGTGCTGACTAATCTCGTAGCTGTTCTAGTATTGATACTTCTTATAGTATGGTGTTGTCATTTTCGTAAAAGCGCCAAGTATAGTACAGTTCAAGTAGCGTGA
- the LOC120429118 gene encoding cysteine-rich motor neuron 1 protein isoform X4: MESSKCVRGFVVTASSSIPSAIRLFLCFLFLLNSESLGLKCVCNPNECETIRSEDCPGRGMIVWDPCRCCRVCARTFGEACGGPGDFSGTCEPPLSCVSKIPVGGSGICLEIPEYIDAGTHLFQNCSETITIESGCEIVNRKCKCWDEMQLCKTKSITKWDFKNLEECQLNAANLMKSELDFDDDYTMSPKLFIDNVIMSAKQRKLEFLKKKMHAEA, encoded by the exons atggaaagttCCAAATGTGTTAGAGGCTTTGTTGTTACTGCATCGTCCAGCATACCAAGTGCTATAAGAttgtttttatgctttttatttCTGTTGAACTCGGAATCATTGGGATTGAAATGTGTGTGTAATCCCAACGAGTGCGAAACCATAAGGTCAGAAGATTGTCCAGGAAGAGGAATGATCGTATGGGATCCTTGTAG GTGCTGCCGAGTCTGTGCGCGTACCTTTGGAGAAGCGTGTGGTGGACCTGGAGATTTTTCTGGAACCTGTGAACCACCTCTTAGCTGTGTGTCGAAAATTCCAGTAGGAGGTTCAGGAATATGCCTAG aaatacCAGAGTATATCGATGCGGGTACACAtctgtttcaaaattgttctgaaaCTATTACTATAGAATCAGGATGTGAGATAGTCAATCGAAAGTGTAAGTGTTGGGATGAAATGCAACTATGTAAAACTAAGTCGATCACAAAATGGGATTTTAAAAACTTAGAG gaaTGTCAACTTAACGCAGCAAACCTTATGAAATCTGAATTAGACTTTGACGACGATTACACAATGTCTCCTAAACTTTTTATTG ATAATGTCATCATGTCTGCAAAGCAGAGGAAATTGGAATTTCTGAAA aaaaaaatgcatgcaGAGGCGTAG
- the LOC120429118 gene encoding cysteine-rich motor neuron 1 protein isoform X5 yields MESSKCVRGFVVTASSSIPSAIRLFLCFLFLLNSESLGLKCVCNPNECETIRSEDCPGRGMIVWDPCRCCRVCARTFGEACGGPGDFSGTCEPPLSCVSKIPVGGSGICLEIPEYIDAGTHLFQNCSETITIESGCEIVNRKCKCWDEMQLCKTKSITKWDFKNLEECQLNAANLMKSELDFDDDYTMSPKLFIDNVIMSAKQRKLEFLKN; encoded by the exons atggaaagttCCAAATGTGTTAGAGGCTTTGTTGTTACTGCATCGTCCAGCATACCAAGTGCTATAAGAttgtttttatgctttttatttCTGTTGAACTCGGAATCATTGGGATTGAAATGTGTGTGTAATCCCAACGAGTGCGAAACCATAAGGTCAGAAGATTGTCCAGGAAGAGGAATGATCGTATGGGATCCTTGTAG GTGCTGCCGAGTCTGTGCGCGTACCTTTGGAGAAGCGTGTGGTGGACCTGGAGATTTTTCTGGAACCTGTGAACCACCTCTTAGCTGTGTGTCGAAAATTCCAGTAGGAGGTTCAGGAATATGCCTAG aaatacCAGAGTATATCGATGCGGGTACACAtctgtttcaaaattgttctgaaaCTATTACTATAGAATCAGGATGTGAGATAGTCAATCGAAAGTGTAAGTGTTGGGATGAAATGCAACTATGTAAAACTAAGTCGATCACAAAATGGGATTTTAAAAACTTAGAG gaaTGTCAACTTAACGCAGCAAACCTTATGAAATCTGAATTAGACTTTGACGACGATTACACAATGTCTCCTAAACTTTTTATTG ATAATGTCATCATGTCTGCAAAGCAGAGGAAATTGGAATTTCTGAAA aactaA
- the LOC120429122 gene encoding phosphotriesterase-related protein, whose protein sequence is MEKQIVNSVCGPIDPKSLGFTLTHEHFSLDFEKFYASPPVGVEDYIDDKITLNNVGYVRQYPYSSRFNINFQDDETHQAVLKDVTNFKHSGGGTIVENTSHGLNRNLELMYQISKKCNINVIAGTGHYVQAVQTGSVINSTIEELTDLYTKEILFGVPVVGCDDHGGLIKCGIIGEVGSSWPITTFEKKAIQATAETQSILKCPVSFHPGRDKKAPFEIIRLYLEAGGNADKCVMSHLDRTLLHDEDLQEFANLGTYCQFDLFGTECSYYQLNPTSYMQSDEQRLNHILELINAGCSDKILISHDIHTKHRLIEFGGHGYAHILNNILMRFSLKGVDLNTIDDITIKNPAKWLQMEA, encoded by the exons ATGGAGAAACAAATTGTTAACAGCG taTGTGGGCCTATAGATCCCAAGTCACTTGGATTTACCTTAACGCATGAACATTTTTCgttggattttgaaaagttttatgcATCACCTCCAGTAGGAGTAGAGGATTATATCGATGATAAAATAACACTGAACAATGTAGGCTACGTTCGTCAATATCCATACAGTAGCCGAttcaatataaattttcaagatGATGAAACTCATCAGGCAGTATTGAAGGATGTTACAAATTTTAAGCATTCTGGTGGTG gaaCTATTGTTGAAAATACATCTCATGGACTAAATAGAAATTTAGAGCTCATGTATCAAATTTCAAAGAAGTGTAATATTAACGTTATTGCTGGTACTGGACACTACGTTCAAGCTGTACAGACAGGTTCGGTGATAAATTCAACCATTGAGGAACTTACTGATCTATATACAAAGGAGATATTGTTTGGTGTACCTGTTGTTGGATGTGATGATCATGGTGGCCTCATTAAATGTGGAATCATTGGTGAAGTTGGTAGTTCCTGGCCAATAACAACATTTGAGAAAAAGGCCATTCAAGCTACTGCAGAAACGCAAAGCATTTTGAAATGTCCCGTATCTTTTCATCCCGGCAGAGATAAAAAAGCTCCTTTTGAGATTATTCGTTTGTACTTGGAAGCGGGTGGAAACGCAGATAAATGTGTCATGTCACATTTAG ACAGAACATTACTACACGATGAGGATTTACAAGAGTTTGCAAATTTAGGAACATATTGTCAGTTTGATCTATTTGGAACAGAGTGCTCATACTATCAGCTAAATCCAACGAGCTATATGCAATCGGATGAGCAGCGATTGAATCATATCTTAGAGCTCATAAACGCAGGGTGTTCTGATAAGATCCTTATTTCTCATGATATCCACACAAAGCATCGACTG attgaaTTTGGAGGTCATGGCTATGCCCATATATTAAATAATATTCTTATGCGGTTCTCATTGAAAGGTGTGGATTTGAATACGATCGACGATATTACCATTAAAAATCCTGCCAAGTGGCTACAAATGGAAGCTTAA
- the LOC120429120 gene encoding caprin homolog, which yields MPSIKVLENNKSGSPESIHNAIESGGNEGFNSIKETQQTTNPAVVNNGNTKDQPANPLQQIILIIEHKIRNLEKRKNKLESYKTIEKSGKKLTSDQKVAVSKYDECLASLELTRELCKQFQSIAAVANREAKKEAKRSAFVRAQQENAKIREVLVIQDVLKRICTETVRNDFVNGENGACKVSDDDLLVLEKIYEVVQPKRPENTAEPTFVTTIKQAADHLSAIVDGRNKSFNESTYGSIKNVIDEIQNCGYFEKDLIVVEEQLEADKDGKTTPADTNEPVDEIKPNDICANVDAENLKPSIIADTDITSTNSNEVNRSYGFTEAPAAEAVPTPSFPIQQSSLRNNSAPFSNSTDTCSILAALIPPSNSTNSANCGNAQTNAINIQHAAPVIPSGPVAVSPLQSVPGQQLSATTVQAVEHAYFKQHYIQQQMRPIHEVIGTANFYFLQESEIDKPDIVATPGRYENTSVIPNDLATSKPVVPKQQQQPSQMNLNHLNSSTNMQPNNQSTIKPNHPANSSTQHQLPSETLQSSTFSNQPFITAGGSTFNHMHPQSGQHTSVKQQTTVKPLIVSKTNELNHIPGFTSCNTTVVSTQTVLPNAQNMNHVQAQPQHQQQQILQNHAQVQRQPEQNVKMNQTAGNANQTSSILSSSFNSSIQQFPSLMQGMHDSTNTVGTNIVQKMSTLVVDTPTEKLKSAMKLSENLVINQPTKTMQQTKQRDEWNGSTDFTATLAKPDEQWTSSPVLINSSGENCTLDNSQFVLSRQSHHQKPQSNSSSSVGTGVPNRLEHNGTTTTNFVSNSNSIHDTKANHSQPRFTADNEMNNTTSTFFKNNERYYQQNNSNSFGSNKTNSSYHQRSSMFKSRPESNGNGTARSSGFGPMGAGVNNQTAGTNNNNDGIVDYRSNRPVNSTRNTGPPTNARSQRNHSGNGNYGGPRGSSGSNSRGQSTLNA from the exons ATGCCAAGCATTAAAGTCTTAGAAAATAACAAAAGCGGCTCTCCCGAGTCAATTCATAACGCGATTGAAAGTGGAGGAAATGAAGGATTCAATAGCATTAAAGAAACCCAGCAGACTACTAATCCCGCTGTCGTCAACAACGGGAATACCAAGGATCAACCGGCGAATCCGTTGCAACAAATAATTCTGATAATTGAACACAAAATCCGTAACCTGGAAAAACGAAAg AACAAACTCGAGTCGTATAAAACCATCGAAAAATCCGGAAAGAAACTAACTAGTGATCAAAAAGTAGCTGTCTCTAAGTATGACGAATGTTTGGCCTCGCTGGAGCTAACACGAGAGCTTTGTAAGCAGTTTCAATCGATTGCAGCAGTAGCCAATAGAGAGGCAAAGAAGGAGGCAAAACGA AGCGCATTCGTGAGAGCTCAGCAAGAAAATGCTAAAATACGTGAAGTTTTAGTGATTCAAGATGTTCTTAAACGAATTTGTACGGAAACGGTGCGTAACGACTTTGTCAATGGTGAAAATGGAGCATGCAAGGTTTCAGACGATGATTTACTGGTGCTTGAGAAAATCTACGAAGTCGTCCAGCCGAAGCGTCCTGAAAACACTGCAGAGCCAACGTTTGTCACTACAATTAAACAAGCAGCGGATCATTTGTCGGCTATTGTTGATGGCAGAAACAAGTCGTTCAATGAATCTACTTATGGATCCATTAAAAATGTCATCGATGAGATTCAAAACTGCGGGTATTTTGAGAAAGATTTGATTGTCGTTGAAGAACAACTTGAGGCTGACAAGGATGGAAAAACTACCCCAGCAGATACAAACGAACCTGTTGATGAGATTAAACCAAACGATATTTGTGCGAACGTCGATGCTGAGAATTTGAAACCATCAATTATTGCCGATACAGATATTACTTCAACAAACAGCAATGAAGTAAACAGATCGTATGGATTTACAGAGGCACCAGCAGCTGAAGCAGTGCCTACTCCATCCTTTCCAATTCAACAATCTTCGTTAAGGAATAATTCGGCGCCATTTTCTAATTCCACTGACACTTGTTCTATACTGGCAGCACTTATTCCACCTTCCAATTCTACGAATAGTGCGAACTGTGGAAATGCGCAAACAAACGCTATAAATATTCAACATGCTGCACCAGTAATTCCCTCTGGACCTGTGGCAGTCTCACCGTTGCAATCAGTTCCAGGACAACAACTAAGTGCAACTACGGTGCAAGCAGTTGAGCATGCCTATTTCAAACAGCATTACATTCAACAGCAAATGCGACCAATTCACGAAGTTATTGGCACtgccaatttttattttttgcaagagTCTGAAATCGACAAGCCAGATATTGTTGCAACACCGGGTCGTTATGAGAATACCTCCGTCATCCCAAACGATTTGGCAACATCTAAACCAGTAGTTCCGAAGCAACAACAGCAACCATCTCAAATGAATCTAAATCATTTGAATAGCTCAACAAACATGCAGCCAAATAATCAATCAACAATTAAACCCAACCACCCGGCAAATTCGTCAACTCAACATCAGCTACCGTCAGAAACGTTGCAGTCATCTACATTCAGCAACCAACCTTTTATAACCGCCGGTGGCAGTACCTTTAATCACATGCATCCACAAAGTGGCCAGCACACAAGTGTGAAACAGCAAACGACCGTCAAACCACTGATTGTTTCGAAAACAAATGAATTGAACCACATTCCAGGATTTACGTCGTGTAACACAACTGTTGTTTCAACGCAAACTGTTCTCCCAAATGCTCAAAACATGAACCACGTACAGGCACAGCCGCAGCATCAGCAGCAACAAATACTACAAAACCACGCACAAGTTCAAAGACAGCCTGAGCAAAACGTAAAAATGAACCAAACTGCCGGGAATGCAAATCAAACAAGTTCAATTTTGAGTTCTTCTTTTAACTCCAGTATTCAACAGTTTCCTTCACTTATGCAAGGAATGCACGATTCAACCAACACTGTAGGAACAAACATAGTCCAAAAAATGTCAACACTGGTAGTTGATACTCCAACAGAAAAGCTCAAATCAGCAATGAAATTATCAGAAAATTTAGTTATCAATCAGCCAACAAAAACCATGCAGCAGACAAAGCAACGTGATGAATGGAACGGTAGCACCGATTTTACCGCAACATTGGCCAAGCCCGATGAGCAATGGACGAGCAGTCCTGTGCTTATAAATTCCAGCGGCGAAAACTGTACTCTCGATAACAGTCAATTTGTTTTATCAAGGCAATCGCATCACCAAAAACCCCAATCAAACTCAAGTAGTTCAGTTGGTACTGGTGTTCCGAATCGGTTAGAGCACAATGGAACCACAACAACTAACTTTGTATCAAACAGTAATAGCATTCACGATACTAAAGCTAATCATTCGCAGCCACGATTTACAGCAGATAATGAAATGAACAATACGacgtcaacattttttaaaaacaacgaAAGATATTATCAGCAAAACAACAGTAACAGTTTTGGAtctaataaaacaaattcttcGTATCACCAACGAAGTTCTATGTTCAAAAGCCGCCCGGAAAGTAATGGAAATGGAACGGCACGCAGTAGTGGATTTGGACCGATGGGAGCAGGAGTGAATAATCAAACTGCGGGTACAAATAACAATAATGATGGAATTGTAGACTATCGTTCAAATCGTCCTGTGAATAGTACCCGAAACACAGGACCACCTACCAACGCCCGATCG CAACGTAACCATTCCGGAAACGGCAATTATGGAGGACCGAGAGGAAGTTCTGGCTCAAATTCTAGAGGACAGTCCACACTGAACGCGTAA